The DNA region GGCAAGCCAGTTGCCGACGCCGCCGTCACGCTGGTGTTTTTCATGCCGGCGATGCCCGCGATGGGGATGTCGGCGATGCGGCAGACGGCAATCGCCAAGCCGCTGGGCGGCGGCAATTATGTTGCCGACGTGAACCTGGAAAGCGGCGGCTCCTGGAGTGTGACGCTCTTGGCAACCAGGGGCGGCCAGGAGATAGCGCGCAGCCAAATGACGCTGTTGGCCACGGATGGGATGTAGTGGTGAGGCCATGATCGAAGCAGCCATCGATTGGTGTAGTCGCAACCGCTTCCTGGTCGTGCTCTTCGCCATGGCAACGGTTCTGGCGGGGGTCTGGTCGTTGCGGCGCACCCCGCTGGATGCGCTGCCCGATATCTCCGACGTTCAGGTCATCATTCATACTCCATGGACGGGCGAGCCGCCCGAAGTGATCGAAGACCAGGTGACCTATCCGATTGTTACCACGATGCTGGCGGCGCCGCGGGTCAAGGCGGTGCGGGCCCAGACCATGTTCAACGACTCCTACGTTTACGTGGTATTTCAGGACGGCACCGACCTCTACTGGGCGCGCAGCCGGGTGCTCGAATACATGCAGCAGTTGCAAAGCCTGCTACCTGCAGGCGTCCATCCCGCGATCGGGCCCGATGCCACCGGCGCGGGCTGGATTTACGAATATGTCGTGCTGGACCGCCGTCACAACCTCAGCTTGGCCGACCTCGACACCCTACAGCGATGGTATATCCGCTACCAGCTCGAAACCGTCCCTGGGGTGGCCGAAGTCGCAAGTATCGGCGGATTCGTCCGGCAGTATCAGGTCAAGCTGGACCCCAATCGGCTGTTGGCCCTGCACGTGTCGTTACAAACGGTGATTGACAAGATTCGCGACAGCAACAACGAGGTTGGCGGGCGGGTGCTGGAGATGAGCGGCGCCGATTACATGGTGCGCGGCCTGGGGTACATCAAGACCCTCGCCGAGTTGGGCAACGTGCCCGTGGGCAGCCACGACGGCACGCCTATTCTGGTGCGTGACCTCGGTGTGGTGAGCTTCGGCCCCGACCTGCGCGAGGGAATCGCCGAATGGAACGGCGAGGGTCAGACCGTGGGCGGGATTGTCGTGATGCGCTACGGCCAGAACGCGCTCAGCGTCATCAATGGGATCAAGGCCAAGCTCGCCCAGATCCAGTCGAGCCTGCCTGCGGGAGTTCAAATCGTGGCGGGCTACGACCGCTCGGGCCTGATCGACGCTTCGATCGCGACCCTGACCCGCGACCTGATCGACGAAGCGATCATCGTAAGCCTGGTGGTGATCGTCTTCCTGTTCCACTTCCGCTCCGCGCTGATCCCGATCCTAAGCATTCCGGTCGCCGTGCTGGCCTCGTTCATTCCGATGTTCTACCTGCAGGTTAGCTCCAACATCATGTCGCTGGGCGGCTTCGCGCTGGCGATCGGCGTGTTGATCGACGCCGCGATCGTGATGGTGGAGAACGCTTACCGCCATCTGGCCGAGCAGACCCGCGAGGGGCGCCGGCTTACGCCCCAGGCACACAAGCAGGTGGTAATCGGAGCCGCCAAGCAGGTGGGCCGACCGCTGTTTTATTCGCTGATCATCATCGTGGTCTCCTTTCTGCCGGTGTTCCTGCTGGAGGCGCAGGAAGGGCGGATGTTCAAGCCGCTGGCCTATACCAAAACCTTCGCCATCGCCTTCTCCTCGCTGCTGGCGATCACGATCGTGCCGCTGCTGATGGTCTGGCTGGTGCGCGCGCGGCGCTACCGGCGGGAGCAGGAAAACCCGGTGGCGCGCTTCTTTCAGATGCTCTACCTGCCGGTCATCCGCGTCTGCCTGCGCCATCGCATAATCACCCTGGGCGTAGGCTTGCTGTTCCTGGCGGCCACCTTTCCCCTGGCCGGGCGAATCGGCACTCAATTCATGCCGCCGCTGTTCGAGGGCTCGATGCTCTACATGCCCACGGCCTTGCCCGGAATTTCGATTACCACCGCCGGCCATCTGCTGCAGGAGCAGGACCGGATTCTGAAATCGTTTCCCGAGGTGGAAAGCGTCTTCGGCACCGTGGGGCGCTCCGACAGCGCCACCGATAATGCGCCAATGGACATGTACGACACCACCGTGACGCTGCGACCGCGGGCGCAGTGGCCGGCCGGGATGGACTACGACCGCCTGGTGCAGGAAATGAACGCCAAGCTGGATTTTCCCGGCCTCGCCAATACCTGGACGATGCCGGTGGAGAACCGGCTCGATATGGAACTGACCGGGATCAAGACTCCGGTCGGGCTCAAGGTTCAGGGCCCCCAGTTGGGCGAGATCGAACGTATCGGCGGCGAGGTGGAACGAATCCTCAGCGGGGTGGCTGACACCCGCGGAGTTTTCGCCGAGCGCGTGGCCGAGGGTTTTTACGTCAATATCGAGGTCGATCGGGCGCAAGCCGCGCGCTACGGCCTGACCGTGGGCGACGTGCAGCGGCTGGTCAGCTCGGGAATGGGTGGAGAGAATATCGCGCTCACCGTACAGGGCCGCGATCGCTTTCCAATCAACGTGCGCTACCTGCGCGACTATCGCCAAAATTTGTCGGCGCTGCGCCAGATGCTGATTATGACGCCGCAGGGCGCTCAGATTCCCCTGAGCGAAGTTGCACGCGTCACACTTGGCCAGGGACCTTCGATGATTCGCGACGAGGGTGCCCAGCTCACCGCCTACGTCTTTGTCGATCTGGCCACGAACGACTACAGCGGCTATGTCGCACGCGCCCAGCGCGCACTCGATGCCAAACTACATCTGCCGGCGGGTTACAGCATCAAGTGGTCGGGCGAATACAGCTTCGAACTGCGGGCCAAGCAACGGCTGAGGGTAATCGTGCCCATCGTGATCATGGTGATTTTTGTCTTGCTCTACGTGCTATTCGATGCGCTGTCAGAAGCCTTGATCCTGCTTTTTCCCTGCGCCTTTGCGCTGACTGGTGGACTGCTCCTGCAGTATATGTTGGGAATCAATTTCAGCGTGGCGGTCGCGGTGGGCTATATCGACCTGTTCGGGATCGCGGTCGAGACTGGGGTGATAATGATCATCCTCCTGGATGAGGCGCTGGATCTGCGGCTTGCGAGAGGTCCGGTTGACCATCTCGACATCGAGGCTGCCACGATAGAGGGTGCGGTTCATCGCCTGCGGCCCAAGCTGATGACGGTGTTCGTAGTAATTTTCAGCCTGGTCCCGATTTTCTTCCAAAGCGGGATCGGCAACGACGTGATGAAGCCGATCGCGGTGCCGATCGTAGGCGGCATGATCACTTCTTCGATCGCCGTCCTGATTCTGGTGCCGGTGCTGTTCGCGATGGTCAAGGAGCGCGCGCTGGGCCGCGGCCTGCTGCGCCCCCCCGCGGCGGGCGCGCCGCAGGGGAGCGCGGCTCCTTATGCCTGATGCGGCATGTGCTCGTCGCCGTCGGCGACGGGCGCATGCAGGTGGTCCGCTTTAGTGCTGGCGATGCTCGCGCACGTAATCTTCGAGCTGGCGCTTAATGGCGGCAAAGGATTCTTTCAGGGTCAGACTGAAATCACTGTCGTGTCTATGATCGGCGACCAATTCCTTGTTGGGCACTTTAAGTCGTATACGAACGTCGAAGGGGCCACCTTTACGATGATGGCCAACCACGCCGCCCAAGGTGACTTCGCAGGCCGTGATCCGGTTGTAATAACGGTCCAAGGTCGCCATTTTTTCCCGCACTTCGCTGTCGATTGCAGGGGTCAGATCAAAATCACGCGCGGTAATCTGCAGCCGTTCCATGAAACCTCTCCTCTTCGGTTGTAGCCCGAGGCGGCGGCTACCGCGCCGCCGCCCCCCCTTCTATTATGCGCCATTGCAAGAGGGCGGCCAGCCTCCGCGGAGAGTAACGATAAAAGAC from Candidatus Binataceae bacterium includes:
- a CDS encoding CusA/CzcA family heavy metal efflux RND transporter; protein product: MIEAAIDWCSRNRFLVVLFAMATVLAGVWSLRRTPLDALPDISDVQVIIHTPWTGEPPEVIEDQVTYPIVTTMLAAPRVKAVRAQTMFNDSYVYVVFQDGTDLYWARSRVLEYMQQLQSLLPAGVHPAIGPDATGAGWIYEYVVLDRRHNLSLADLDTLQRWYIRYQLETVPGVAEVASIGGFVRQYQVKLDPNRLLALHVSLQTVIDKIRDSNNEVGGRVLEMSGADYMVRGLGYIKTLAELGNVPVGSHDGTPILVRDLGVVSFGPDLREGIAEWNGEGQTVGGIVVMRYGQNALSVINGIKAKLAQIQSSLPAGVQIVAGYDRSGLIDASIATLTRDLIDEAIIVSLVVIVFLFHFRSALIPILSIPVAVLASFIPMFYLQVSSNIMSLGGFALAIGVLIDAAIVMVENAYRHLAEQTREGRRLTPQAHKQVVIGAAKQVGRPLFYSLIIIVVSFLPVFLLEAQEGRMFKPLAYTKTFAIAFSSLLAITIVPLLMVWLVRARRYRREQENPVARFFQMLYLPVIRVCLRHRIITLGVGLLFLAATFPLAGRIGTQFMPPLFEGSMLYMPTALPGISITTAGHLLQEQDRILKSFPEVESVFGTVGRSDSATDNAPMDMYDTTVTLRPRAQWPAGMDYDRLVQEMNAKLDFPGLANTWTMPVENRLDMELTGIKTPVGLKVQGPQLGEIERIGGEVERILSGVADTRGVFAERVAEGFYVNIEVDRAQAARYGLTVGDVQRLVSSGMGGENIALTVQGRDRFPINVRYLRDYRQNLSALRQMLIMTPQGAQIPLSEVARVTLGQGPSMIRDEGAQLTAYVFVDLATNDYSGYVARAQRALDAKLHLPAGYSIKWSGEYSFELRAKQRLRVIVPIVIMVIFVLLYVLFDALSEALILLFPCAFALTGGLLLQYMLGINFSVAVAVGYIDLFGIAVETGVIMIILLDEALDLRLARGPVDHLDIEAATIEGAVHRLRPKLMTVFVVIFSLVPIFFQSGIGNDVMKPIAVPIVGGMITSSIAVLILVPVLFAMVKERALGRGLLRPPAAGAPQGSAAPYA
- a CDS encoding HPF/RaiA family ribosome-associated protein, with protein sequence MERLQITARDFDLTPAIDSEVREKMATLDRYYNRITACEVTLGGVVGHHRKGGPFDVRIRLKVPNKELVADHRHDSDFSLTLKESFAAIKRQLEDYVREHRQH